AATTAGGAAATGAAGAATTTCAATGAAGAAATTTTATTGACTTGTAACTGAAACAGCATGAAAAAGTAACATGTGAAGTAAAAATTTGTTAATCTAAAGAATTCAAAATTTGCTGAAGAATGATGGGCTACAAACATCTGATTCGGCAATGATTGGCTCAGCTTATTACATCAGCACTTGTTTTCTTTAATTGACTAGTAACACTAAGCCTATGTGTTTTCTTCAACTGATAGTTGTTTCTACTTCAGGAGTAGATAAGTTCTTTAACAGGTACTAATTTAAGGTCTTTTTGTCCACCAGAATTATAGCAGCGCTTCTTTGCTTTGTTCTGAATCAAACTGAACTCATGTATGATTTTTGCTCAGATTTAGTTAATTTGGGTAAAAATATACAATGGGAAGGAGCTAGCAGAACATGTCAGCTTGCTTTCAGTTAAACTCCAAGGTGAAGTTTTAGTTGACCTTTACTTTACATGACTAAAAAGTATATTGAGCTGTTTACAAGTTAAAGTAGCTAGTATAGGGAGTAATGTATACAAGGAGTTGTAGAATTTAATGCAATCTGTCATGTCAAGTTCTCTTTATATCAAAGGATGTGTATTTAGTGGAGAACTCCAATAGTTTGATAGATTTCAATCTGATATGTATGAACAAATAGTTCTTGTGGACATGTATATAGAACTATCAGGTATTGATTTTGGTGAAGTTGAGAAATTGTTACTGGTGCCGATCTGCATGtgtatattatattttttttatctgtaTTAATTGGTTTCCACAGGACGGCCGTCAGGAACTCGCTCAAGACGGCCGTCAGGAACTGCGGTCAGGAACTGATTCCTGTCGGTCCAACCGACAGGAGAAATGAACCTTTCCTGACTATGGGCTCCTGTCGGTGAGTTCCTGACGGTTTCTGGGTGTTCCCTGACGGTTTTTGGCCGTCAGGAGTTTCCCGCTTCCTGGTAGTGCGATGATGCTGCTTCTCTAATTAGTTTCAGGGCCTCACGAAGTCATCTAGAAGGTGATGACAATCTGGAAATTGTGAGTCATCCACTGCAAGCACAACCCTGATGGTGTCGGCGTAGCTTTGCCAATGGATAGTAAGTGCCTGCACATATTTAACAAAGGGAAACAACAGATGATCAAACATTACCAATGTGTGCATATTAACTACCATTCTACTAAGGCACTATCCGTGCGGCTGATGGAGAATTTCAAAGTCAATCTCAACTTCTCATATTGTAACAACCTGATAAGTATTGACCAAAGAGTCTTGTTGGAGATAGATTTGGTTGTTGTAACTAGGACTCTTTGGCCAGCTCTCCTAGGTTGTTACTCGTGTAAATCTTGTGCCGATTGTGCACCCATATAAACACGAAGTGCGGCTCCTAACGGGGTAAGACACGCTTTCCTTATTGCCCTCTCATTTTACAAATCTAGCACCCGAGCAAGCCTGGCCAAGCTGAGTACAGCAAACCAATCAGCCCCTTGATGATGGGACGCGTCACCTGAAGCAGCTCGGGATCCACTTGTCCAATAATCGAGAGGGCCTATACATGGACCACCCGCAAttcaaggaaaaataaaaatttgggatcaCGTTTGCGGATCACTAATTAGGAAAAAAGAATAATTGAGCTAGCAACAATAGTAGGAGATCTCCATGCTCACCTAGTAGCCACTGCTAGTGCGCGTGGAACACGAGTGCGGGCGCAGTGAGCACTATTAGACATCGTGCATCAAGTAAGTTGTTTTCTAGTTCTGCACACGTCTACTGGCCATTTTACAAGTGCAACATATGGTACCTTTCTAAGTGTCCTTTTCGTGGTCTCAGGCATCTGATGATCAACTGCTGGCCACATCACAGCTTGCCTTGGGTTGCTGGTGCGCGTGGAACACGAGTGCCGGCCCACTTGGCGCTAAGATATggtgcgttaagtctgaggtgCTGGGGCAGCTGCCTCTTGCTTCCACACCATATCAGCAACTTGACTGTGACGGTGCTATTATATATTATTGCATGATCATCAAGATAAGATCGTATAGTGACTGAGTGCGACATGTACTAACTTGCATTTAAGACTCCAACTGAGTCGTTACGTGAGCTGCCTGAGCCGTTTCCAACCACTACCAAAAAACTAAGCATTAGTCCATTAGTCCTAACACTTAAGTACCGGTTAGTTTTCACTTGGTACTAAtatagtaccgggtctaacggctaggtccccctttagtaccggttagtaccggttgggagctcccaccggtactaaaggtcacctattagtgccgggtggagcctccacccgatactaaaggccctcaagcacattagtaccaggtggaggttccacctggtactaatgggtgacctttagtaccggttggagcctccaaccgatactaaggGGGTCACCCACAAATCAGGTCCTATCTCCTCCACCTGGCCTCACCCATATCTCATCTCCCGGCCCCCAAGGCCCCCTCTGCTTGGCCTCACCctttccctctcctctccgcccTCTCCCTCTACTCTCAGCTCCCCAAGCCTCACCCTCTCCTTCTCCTATCCGtccccctctctcccctttctctcctaccgtcgccccctccctctcctgccaTCGCCCCCTCTCCCGCCAcctccccccctccctctcttgccACCAGCCTTCTCCCTCCATCCCTCCTCTCCTACTGGCACTCCCTCTCTCACTCTCGGCCCCTAGCTACCACCCTCCGCCCCtttgctgcccctcccctttccCCTCCACTTGCCCCTCACTTATAGTAGAGAGCATCGGCGGGGCGAGGTGCGACGGTAGTGACGGCGGGCGCGGACGGCGGGCTGGCTGCAAGCTGCAGCTGCGACGGTGAGCTCAGCCTCGGTGGCGTGGAGGCGAGCAGCCGGCTGGATCTGGCGGGGCCGCGGAtgtcggcggccggtggcgggcaGCCAGGCGCGGCTGGTGGGATGCAGGCCGGGCGGCCGTttggatttcttttttattttttaatacccctttagtactggttatttgatccggtactaaaggccccccctttagtGCTGAAGTAGCAatatcggttgcacaaccggtactaaacgggGTTAGGAACTCGTACCGAAGCGCTTTCCCCAGTAGTGAGATAACTAAGTATAGGGAGTTATGTGCTCATGTACACAAGGAGTTGAATTTAAAGCAGTCTGTCATATCAAGTTCTCTTTATATAAAAGGATGTGTATTTAGTGGAGAACTCCAATAGTTTGATAGATTTCATggcctgtttagttccccccaaaatcccaactttgacactatgcaaaaagaagattccccatcacatcaaacttgcagtacatgcatggagtattaactgtagatgaaatcaaaaactaattgcacagttttcttgtactttgcgagacaaatcttttgagcctaattagtcaatgtttggacaataattcacaaatacaaacaaaatgctacacttgcgcatttatggcaaaatcccaattttggcactcccaaattaggaactaaacaaggcctcaatCTGATATGTCTGAACAAATAGTTCTTGTGGACTTGTATATAGAACTATCAGGTATTGATTTTGGTGAAGCTAAGAAATTGTTACTAGTGCCGATCTGCATGtgtatattatatttttttaatctgtATTAATTGGTTCCTCAGGACGGCCGCAGGAACTCCCTCAGGACGGCCGTCAGGAACTGCCGTCAGGAAATGATTCCTGTCAGCCAACGGACAGGAGAAATGGACCTTTCCTGACTATGGGCTCCTGTCGGTGAGTTCTTGACGGTTTCGGGGTGTTCCCTGACGGTTTTTGGCCGTCAGGAGTTTCCCGCTTCCTGGTAGTGCGCTGATGCTGCTTCTCTAATTAGTTTCAGGGACTCAGCGAAGTCATCTAGAAGGTGATGACAATCTGGAAATTGTGAGTCATCCACTGCAAGCACAACCCTGATGGTGTCGGCGTAGCTTTGCCAATGGATAGTAAGTGCCTGCACATATTTAACAAAGGGAAACAACAAATGATCAAACGTTACCAATGTGTGCATATTTAACTACCATTCTACTGGACTGTGTAGAATTAGAAGTTCTTGTATATGCATATACTTCCTCCGCTCTTTTTCGATCATAAGGCAATTTTTAATTCTTGCGGTCAAGTACGTGATGTCAAACTCTGAATATTAATTCATTTTCAGATGTACAAATTTATATATATGATAATATATATCTGCACAATGATGATCACTTTATGGCAAGCATTGAACTTGACTCCTATATTGTAACAAACGAAAATGACAGCTCATACAATATAAAATTCCTAAAATTTAGTTACATATATACTACATAAAGGAGCATGGTCCGGTTTAATTCATACCGATGTGTTCCCACATACGCTAGGTGCAATGTAGACAACCCGGTGCCCATAAAACTCTACTTGCTCAACTGGACCAATCATGTTGGAGAACGCCACTGTGGTATTAGATACCATACGATGGAAGATAGCACCTGAAACCTGCAACAAGCTACGTGTAAggaaaatttttgaaatttcacaCAAGGATTCAGTTGTTTGATCGGTCAatgaatttatttttaaattaaattttGCTACAATTTGATGAAATTTGGGCATCGAGCACCCATGTAGAAGATGGTGGGAAAACTGGGAGATACAGTGAGGAATCAGAAACAATTTATCGTGTAATGATACTAAAGGGGTTACTGATAGGTACTAAATGACAATTCTCTAGTAGTGTCCGTAGCAATCAGGAATAATTTATCGTATGATGACACTATATCTTCTTTTTCTAACAAAACACATTATCTTATGTACACATGCTCACGCACACGTTGCACACCAATGCTCACCCACCCACCCTTTCATGTTATTAATAAAGTCAGTTAGGATGAGGTGAGGTGCTCTGGGTTGTTGAGTTGAGCATCTCGTATTGATATCCCAATCAAACATCTTTCTTGGCTTAATTAAGATTGCTTAATTCATAAGAAAACATACTGCTAGGTTCACCAAAAAGAAGAGGTCGATATAGGATTTGTACCTTGGTGCCAAAAAGTTCAGTGCCCCTTTTTCCAATTCCATGCGTGACGATTACCTCTAGTGAATGTTTTTTCCTATCTACAACCTTCTTTGCTTTGCGGACATATTCAAGAGGGTCATCATACATAGCAATGTAGAACGGGAGTATGATTTGCCCCACTGGATTTCCCCATTTTACACCATTATGCTTGCTAGGTTCCATCATCTGCGCTAactcctaaagaaacaaaaagatatTAATATATGCACATAGTAATCGGAAGCCAAAAGGTGTTGTAATTTgaaattttgtaaaaaaatattttcaagaaCTTTGGCTTACTTGTATGCCAGGTGTTGACCTTACATTCACCATTAGGAGTGATCTCAAGCACACATCTTTCTTGGTGGCATCGTCGCCTATAGGAATGCAAGGAACATTGATCAATTTTCCTATAAATACACATCAACACAGGAGAAACAACTCTAACTCCCAGCTGTTCAAGTTAGAAATTAAGAATGCTAGAAGTACTCATTAGTCACTACACTCCTAATATTGATTGTAATAAAAATAATACTGTAAAGCTAATTTGAATGGAAAAACATGTACATGAAAAatcattattatatatattGCTACGTTGATGGTAAAAATTTTAACAATTGGGTAGGCGTACTTCACAACTGATTGAGTAGTAAGAGTGTCACACTCACCGGACTTTCGGAAGTAATACCGGGATAGCGCAGCTGCTGTCACTCCGACTAACACGTCATTTACTGTCTGCGCATCAATTCATTGAGATATTAAGTGAACTTTATATAAGATGTGACCTCCAATAAATCATGAAAACTTTATATAACATGTAAGTAAATATTATTTAGATATTGAGAGCAATTCATGGAAAGGTTAACGTCACGTACGCAGCCGAGGACGTTCTTGACATGCTTGACGTCGTCGAGGCTGAGACCGCGGCTGACGAAGCGCTTGCGCCTGAACTCGACGCCCTTCACGCCCGTGAACACCGTGCGCGGGTCCCTGACGAGGTCCAGCGCCAAGGCGGCGAAGCTCACGACGTCCACGATGGTGTGCCAGGCGAGCAGGACGCAGGACAGGACCCAGGCGACGAACGGCATGGCGCCCGCCGACCTtgccggcgtcggcgaggccCCGTAGACGCGGCGCCGCCCCTTgaggcgcgcgggcggcggcatgGCCGACGGCATCACCGGCAGGGCCTTGGGGTCGGCGGCACTCCGCGTGCACGCCAGGAGCAGGGAGATCAGTGACGTGCCGTCGCCGAGGGCGTGGTTGATGCGGAACACGGCGGCCGACGCCGCTTCGGAGGTCGGGAAGTCCAGGATGTGGAGCTCCCACAGCGGCCGTGACTTGTCCATGGGGAGCGTGGACAGGGAGGACACGTAGTCCTCCAGGACCTTGTCGgggtcggcggcgatggcggcggggtCAAGGTCCGGGACGATGATGTGGTCGTCCAGGTTCACCGGCGTCCGGACCCATCGATGCTCTGGCCCGTCTGTCACCTGCTCAAGTTCACTTCGTCATCTTGTGTACCACTATTGGTAACCTGGGCTTTGGTTTTTGTTGCAATAAACTCTATAAGTGGGAGAATTTCCATTTGAAACGACGTTTGTAAATCAGTTTAGTTAACGTATCAAAGTTTTTTTAAATACGGAGTACATGCTCAAAGACTTACATGGATGCTGGAGAAGCGAGGGTGCCGCACGAGGGTGACCTCGAGGCCGGCGCGAGCCAGTTCAATGTCGATGGGCGCAGCgaggccgacgacggcgacgataCAGAAATCGCCGTACAATTGTGCCGTGGGGCTCAGGGGCTCATCGTCCGCTTTGCCGGTTGCCCCAACTCCACGAGTGTCTATTGAAAGCATGGGCAATGGCGGTGGTGAGACGGGGCTGGCACTGTGGTCACCCATTCTTTCTAGCGTTACGGTGTCTCTTCTATGTTTGGATCCAGAGAGCAGCTGCACAAGGGGTGCTTTATATACATCGTCACGGGCGTCCGGACGCGCATCTCGCTTCGGATGGGAGATGTGGCACAAGCCTATCCACGTAATAGAGGTTTGCATGATGGGTTTTGAGATGTTTAAATGTTGCAATATCTAATGTTTTATGAGATGTGGCACAAGCCTATCCACGTAATAGAGGTCTGCGTGATGGGTTTTGAGATGTTTAAATGTTGCAATATCTAGCTTCTGATGTTTTATCTATTGACTTTTTATGTTGCAGTACACCTGCCACTACTACAGAACGAGCCATGCGAGACGAGTTATCACAAACGATTTTACATAAACTGGCAGTGATACTTTATCACCGCCGGTTGCAAAGGAAATGGAGCTGTAGGAGGTGAAAACCGGCAGTGAAAATTACCATCACCGTTGGTTTGTATTACGAGCTGGCGGTGAGACTATCACCAGTATCAGTCCCTGTAGCGGCCAGTCGCTCGCAAATCAAggtgagcttcctcataccgcccaccattgctcaatgacctaCAATTAAAAAGAGTGAACCAATCagcatagataaacaaaacataattagaaagatatgcaaattataaataaattagtacgactcatacatgtattagaaataatcatcatgattgggattagctggatcataaatctcatcatcactatcacgcgtgtcgatatagtcaagcccATGCTCCAaaggaggaatgtcgtcatcactgtcattagctaactgtaatcattgaagtaattctaagtccttcacattctgaacctcgtctctaGCGTCCTCTTCAGCAACCCtttcgttgtctacttccattccgatcgcttcggttaaatctatacaaaactcccttcgagcccatcttcttggaataactctccttcgtacgtgttgggtctatattgtaatcttcattgtttggtacaggtagtttaccgtgtggcgataccttgtataCAACATCCTAACCCTTAAGACGACTGTCgatttggcacgggtatgacaaataataaacttgtgtGGCCTGTtaagccacaatatagacattgTCTCCCGATAACATGGATGATTGTCGAATTTTGgctagcccaagattaggggcccgtctcacgacagatggatcaaaccaatggcatttgaatatgactggattaagaggtttgcaaccatgaaaagttagttcgaattcttccgtagtactcgaccccatcagagcctgccgtgaaaactccggtatttgtggttcttcgattgggccgactctgctcgtgccttgttgtgtgaaaacgatatccgttgacgtcataaccggcaaacgacctaaccctatagtcacagccatcggcaacctatctcaactcgacattcatagacgcatcggttcggccttgcaagttcaagcagggcggttcgttatattaatcgTATGTACGAGAATTAACGATGAAATtggattgtaccttctgtttgaaccaagaaatgaaatcgggcattccatttcccgcaccctctttgagaagagtctcagcttcgtgcgggtacggttgccttgatttacaccagaattgatgatgaaattgCCTGTAGTAATGAGAAATATGCGATTAGGCAAAAGAATGGTGACTAGTTcaaaacaagtttgttgagaacttacatcatgtacaGCACCACCTCGGATAGGTTGGTaaacacatacagcatgatagagcgccactcttcatggttcaaggtcttgcgggtcgcaccacttgcacttccgagttgccgtcaaaaaatgctaaggctcaattcatcttcgctggcattgtaacaaggaggtggattatgcacgctagtaaggttgtcagcgtagtattttgatgtgaagtttgacacctcctccaaaaTTTATGCCTCTGTAacggatgcttcaattttgcacttattcttaccTTTAGTTcaaagaaccttttgacatctctcaattgaatagcaccaacgaccctgcacaggccccccccattcgtgcttcatacgggaggtgtagaatcatatgctgcatcagattgaagaagcctgatggaaagatcttctccaacttacagagcaacacaggcaccattgtttccatttctgcaaccacggtacaagataactccttcgcacaaagctggcggaagaaattgctcaactccgctagcacctgccacacatgcttagggacatagcctcgaaccatcaccggaagtaggcgctcaagccatatatggtaatcatgactcttgagcccattgattcgcatagttgctaaatccactcccctcttcaaattcgttgcatagccatcagggaacattaatgtttggaaccattctagtacctccctcctttgggccctcgtcagaacgaaatcggccttaggcttccttcacgacttgccagctcttggaggcgccatgtttagctTTCGTCTGTTGCACAACCTCGcatgatccactctagccttaacgttatcctttgtcttgtgaggaatgtccatgattgtaccaaaaattgcctcggcgatattcttttctgtgtgcattacatcaatgttatgtggaagaagaaggtcatcaaaataggggaggttccacaagcacgacttctgcgtccaagcatgttgctcgccatatcctaaaaaaccaccttcttcattattgacctcaaGAGTGTCTAACTAAGCACGAACTGCGGCCTctgtcatcatcggcggtgcggggtctgtaactacgacatctttcgtaaagttcttgatgtctcgtctaaatggatggttaggagggaggaattgtcaatgtttgtcgaacgaagaatacttgccacccttcgacaaccaaatgaacttcaaagatgctttacatactgggcatgggaacttcccgtgaacacaccatccgcagaaaatcccatatgccggcaaatcatgcaggaagtactggtaccaaacatgcatcttgaagtttgtctttgtagctcggtcatatgtccataccccttcctcccaagcatggaccaaatcatcaatcagaggctccatgtacacactcatattattccccgggtgctctagaattatcaacgacaagaatatattatgtcgttgaaagAGGGTTCCAgtggggagattcagggggataatgaaaatgggccaacaggtgtacggggcggctGCCATttcataaggattgaacccatctatTGCCAACGCAACGCATATATTACGAGCCTCTAGAGGTTTcgcaggataaatcgcatcaaagcttttctaggtttcagcatcggatgggtgtaccagcttcttaGGATTATATCGACGTCCATTTttatgccatgtcatctgtttagcagattcttcagtcatgtaaAGCcattggatcctcggtatgaaaggaagatactgTAGAACCTTCACgggaattgcgagctgcttcttctgaccatcaccagagtctacctccagaaacctaaatgattcgcacttcacacagtactttgcttttgcatactctttcctaaataagatgcatcccttcgggcaagcatgtatatgctcgtatggcatcttaagtgcacaaagaagtttctgtgcctcatacatgctctttggcaaaatGTGAtcaaccgggagcaggcttccaaaaactgtcaacataatatcaaacacgtctcgactcaagctaaactgagacctcacagccattaggcgtgcaatggaatctagttgagaaaccttggtatggccgtgaaggggttgctgtgccacaaacaacatttcgtaataagcctttgcggtagcctctggctcctcctccctacgtgcttcatcaaagtgtgcttcatgatagtcatttaacatgtctcccactcTGGCATCAccatcatattcctcgatgcgttgtctcaagacctcctctctcccacgatcggattcaccatggtagatccacctggtgtagtctgacgtaaatctgCTCTTCtcaagatgtttgcccatgtctagcttggttgccgacgcatgtttccacatttgctacacggacaccaagtcgatctaactcctttgacacttgcaaacgcctattccaagaaagcatccgtcttgtcaatccattcattggtcaacgtattctgactagtgcagcccgtgtacatccactgacgatcctccatcctctagcatataagTGAGTAATACAAAAATCACATTGCATCTACgtgttcctatattgtctattaggtgaagataggtcctaatcccacccgaggatgtgtaggtgggtttagtatccatggtctactccgacccgagatagaatttcggcagcacctccccgctgttctacaaatacacgtccttgatgggagattgtgtatccggagaacaccatggaggtgctgccgaaactctatctcggatcggAATAggccatggatactaaacccacctacacatcctcgggctgtccaaaaaacgtggacaattcgaaatagatacggttatagatatgcaaagatctgcatatttccaaccgtatctctttcgaacgggagacgcctaactaggttacgtgatatacgaacatcatacagaaagagaggtgtaggatgcctcaccttgctatcctacaAAGTGACGACTTGAGGATGGTAACGTAtgctctcctgcaaaaaaagaacatactactgtcaagttaaaatttcgacagcacctcccctgcatgGGGAGGTTTCcgtaacctgcatcaaataaaacggcTCAATGGCCGACAATCACATCTACAACAACGCAATGGCACGATGGACGACATCCACATACGGTTCTTATACCTTAAATTGCCAAGTCAAACATTCTTTCCtatccttttctaatttctaattcatcctaccacctctaccttttctaatttctaatttcaattttctaacttgaaGAACAAAGATTGAAGAATTACCGGAAGAGAGGTGAGGGGCACTTGCCGAGAGGGGCGAGGGACGGGCGCGGcacgccggggccgggggcgcgaCGCTGGGGCCGGGGTGCCACTGGTGGGGCGGGCGGAGAGCGCCGACGGCTGGGGGTcgggggccggcgccggggctggCAGGGGGCAgccaggggcggcgcgggggccggctgggggcggcgcgg
This genomic window from Setaria viridis chromosome 8, Setaria_viridis_v4.0, whole genome shotgun sequence contains:
- the LOC117833704 gene encoding wax ester synthase/diacylglycerol acyltransferase 11 translates to MGDHSASPVSPPPLPMLSIDTRGVGATGKADDEPLSPTAQLYGDFCIVAVVGLAAPIDIELARAGLEVTLVRHPRFSSIHVTDGPEHRWVRTPVNLDDHIIVPDLDPAAIAADPDKVLEDYVSSLSTLPMDKSRPLWELHILDFPTSEAASAAVFRINHALGDGTSLISLLLACTRSAADPKALPVMPSAMPPPARLKGRRRVYGASPTPARSAGAMPFVAWVLSCVLLAWHTIVDVVSFAALALDLVRDPRTVFTGVKGVEFRRKRFVSRGLSLDDVKHVKNVLGCTVNDVLVGVTAAALSRYYFRKSGDDATKKDVCLRSLLMVNVRSTPGIQELAQMMEPSKHNGVKWGNPVGQIILPFYIAMYDDPLEYVRKAKKVVDRKKHSLEVIVTHGIGKRGTELFGTKVSGAIFHRMVSNTTVAFSNMIGPVEQVEFYGHRVVYIAPSVCGNTSALTIHWQSYADTIRVVLAVDDSQFPDCHHLLDDFAESLKLIREAASAHYQEAGNS